The proteins below come from a single Mycolicibacterium sp. TY81 genomic window:
- a CDS encoding diacylglycerol kinase — protein sequence MPIKVAAVGTGNVGRHALTQLIDDPAYELTGVWVSSAAKAGKDAGELAGLDVSTGVTATDDLDTILAAKPDCVVYTAMADNRLPEALEDYRRILAAGVNVVASAAVFLQYPWQVLPAELIAPLEDAAKEGNSSLFVNGIDPGFANDLLPLALMGTCQSVEQVRCMEIVDYATYDSATVMFDVMGFGKPIDELPMLLQPGVLSLAWGSVVRQLAAGLGIELDEVTETHTRVPAPEDFDIASGHIPAGTTAAMRFEVRGMKDGHPAVVLEHITRLRDDLCPDWPQPAQEGGSYRVEVTGEPSYALDLCLSSRKGDHNHAGLVATAARVVNAIPAVVAAEPGIRTTLDLPLVTGKGLYRGV from the coding sequence ATGCCCATCAAAGTCGCCGCAGTCGGCACTGGCAACGTAGGCCGCCATGCCCTGACTCAGCTCATCGATGACCCCGCCTATGAACTGACCGGCGTCTGGGTCTCCTCGGCCGCCAAGGCCGGCAAGGACGCCGGCGAGCTTGCCGGCCTTGATGTTTCGACGGGCGTCACGGCGACCGACGACCTCGACACCATCTTGGCCGCCAAGCCCGACTGTGTCGTCTACACCGCCATGGCCGACAACCGGCTGCCCGAGGCGCTGGAGGACTACCGGCGGATACTCGCCGCCGGCGTCAACGTGGTCGCCAGCGCGGCGGTGTTCCTGCAGTATCCGTGGCAGGTGCTGCCCGCCGAACTGATCGCGCCGCTCGAAGATGCCGCCAAAGAGGGCAATTCGTCGCTGTTCGTCAACGGCATCGACCCCGGCTTCGCCAATGACCTTCTGCCCCTTGCCCTCATGGGCACCTGTCAGAGCGTCGAGCAGGTCCGGTGCATGGAGATCGTCGACTACGCCACCTACGACAGCGCGACGGTGATGTTCGATGTGATGGGCTTCGGCAAGCCCATCGACGAGTTGCCGATGCTGCTGCAGCCCGGTGTGCTGAGCCTGGCCTGGGGTTCGGTCGTGCGGCAGCTGGCCGCGGGCCTGGGCATAGAACTCGACGAGGTGACCGAGACGCACACCCGGGTGCCGGCGCCCGAGGACTTCGACATCGCATCGGGCCACATCCCGGCGGGCACGACGGCAGCCATGCGGTTCGAGGTGCGCGGCATGAAGGACGGCCACCCGGCCGTCGTGCTCGAGCACATCACCCGCCTGCGCGACGATCTGTGCCCCGACTGGCCGCAGCCCGCACAGGAGGGCGGCTCGTACCGCGTCGAGGTGACCGGCGAGCCGTCGTACGCCCTGGACCTGTGCCTGAGCAGCCGCAAGGGCGACCACAACCACGCCGGACTCGTTGCCACCGCGGCACGTGTCGTGAACGCGATCCCGGCGGTCGTTGCCGCCGAGCCCGGCATCCGTACCACGCTGGATCTGCCGCTCGTCACCGGGAAAGGCCTGTACCGCGGCGTCTGA
- a CDS encoding SDR family oxidoreductase has product MILDRFRLDDQVAVVTGAGRGLGAAIAVAFAEAGADVVIASRTESQLQEVAAQVEAAGRKAHVIAADLAHPDETAKLASAAVEAFGRLDVVVNNVGGTMPGPLMYTSPQDLKDAFTFNVATAHALTQAAVPLMLEHAGGGSVINITSAVGRLAGRGFAAYGTAKAALAHYTKLAAMDLCPKIRVNGIAPGSILTSALDIVASNEALRDPMEKATPMRRLGDPEDIAAAALYLASPAGAYVTGKVLEVDGGLTFPNLDLPIPDL; this is encoded by the coding sequence GTGATTCTGGACAGATTCCGGCTCGACGACCAGGTAGCGGTAGTGACCGGCGCGGGCCGCGGGCTGGGCGCCGCCATCGCCGTCGCATTCGCCGAAGCCGGTGCTGACGTGGTGATTGCCTCGCGCACCGAGTCCCAGCTGCAGGAGGTCGCCGCGCAGGTCGAGGCCGCGGGCCGCAAGGCGCACGTCATCGCCGCCGACCTCGCCCATCCGGACGAGACCGCGAAGCTCGCGTCCGCGGCAGTGGAGGCGTTCGGGCGACTAGATGTCGTCGTCAACAACGTCGGCGGCACCATGCCCGGCCCGCTGATGTACACCTCGCCGCAGGACCTCAAGGACGCCTTCACGTTCAACGTCGCCACCGCGCACGCGCTGACCCAGGCGGCGGTCCCGTTGATGCTCGAGCACGCCGGTGGCGGCAGCGTCATCAACATCACCTCGGCCGTCGGCCGGCTCGCGGGTCGCGGCTTCGCCGCGTACGGCACCGCCAAGGCGGCACTGGCGCACTACACGAAGCTCGCGGCCATGGATCTGTGCCCGAAGATCCGGGTCAACGGCATCGCGCCGGGTTCGATCCTGACCTCCGCGCTGGACATCGTCGCCTCCAACGAGGCATTGCGCGACCCCATGGAGAAGGCCACCCCGATGCGCCGCCTCGGCGACCCGGAGGACATCGCCGCCGCCGCGCTGTACCTGGCCTCACCGGCCGGCGCCTACGTCACCGGCAAGGTGCTGGAGGTCGACGGCGGCCTCACGTTTCCCAACCTTGATCTCCCCATCCCGGACCTGTGA
- a CDS encoding Ku protein, which yields MRSIWKGSVAFGLVNVPVKVYSATEDHDIKFHQVHAKDNGRIRYKRVCEVCGEVVEFRDIAKSFESEDGQTVIITDEDIATLPEERSREIEVVEFVPAEQIDPLMYDRSYFLEPDSKSSKSYVLLAQTLAQTDRVAIVHFSLRNKTRLAALRVKDFGKRNVMVVHTLLWPDEIRDPDFPVLDKEVEIKKAELTMAGQVVDSMTEDFKPEQFHDTYREQMEELIEAKIAGGEAFTTEEAATELDATEDVSDLLAKLEASVKSRKSNAKSPTKSTAKSRKS from the coding sequence ATGCGGTCCATCTGGAAGGGGTCAGTCGCCTTCGGACTGGTCAATGTGCCAGTGAAGGTGTACAGCGCCACTGAGGATCACGACATCAAGTTTCATCAGGTGCACGCCAAGGACAATGGCCGCATCCGATACAAGCGGGTGTGCGAGGTCTGCGGCGAGGTCGTCGAGTTTCGGGATATCGCCAAGTCTTTCGAATCGGAGGACGGCCAGACCGTCATCATCACCGACGAGGACATCGCCACGCTGCCGGAAGAACGCAGCCGCGAGATCGAGGTCGTCGAGTTCGTCCCGGCCGAGCAGATCGATCCGCTCATGTACGACCGAAGTTATTTCCTGGAGCCCGACTCGAAGTCGTCGAAGTCGTACGTGCTGTTGGCCCAGACGCTGGCGCAGACCGACCGCGTGGCGATCGTGCACTTCTCGCTGCGCAACAAGACGCGGCTTGCGGCGTTGCGGGTCAAGGATTTCGGTAAGCGCAACGTGATGGTCGTGCACACGCTGCTGTGGCCCGACGAAATCCGCGATCCCGACTTCCCGGTGCTGGACAAGGAAGTCGAGATCAAGAAGGCCGAGCTGACGATGGCCGGCCAGGTCGTGGACTCGATGACCGAGGACTTCAAGCCCGAACAGTTCCACGACACCTATCGCGAGCAGATGGAAGAGCTCATCGAAGCCAAGATCGCGGGCGGCGAGGCGTTCACCACCGAGGAAGCGGCGACGGAACTGGACGCGACCGAGGACGTCTCCGACCTGCTGGCCAAGCTGGAGGCCAGCGTGAAGTCACGCAAGTCCAACGCGAAGTCCCCCACGAAATCCACCGCGAAGTCCCGGAAGTCCTGA